The nucleotide sequence CAACTTGCACATTGGACTCCGCCTTCTTCTTTCGGCCGCAATTATTACGGCCAGCTTCTTCTTAACGTTTTGTAAAGAAGAAGAATTTCATGAACGGCATTGGGTATTCCCCCTCGAATCCCAAGGCTCGCTTACAGTTGATCCGAACCCAGCCTCTTGCGGGAGCTGCCATTTACAACAGTTCGGTTCCTGGAAGTCGACTCTTCACTCCCGGGCCATCGGCCCGGGCTTTCTTTGGCAATTACCTCGGATCGGAAAACATGGATCCGAAAATTGTATGAACTGCCATAGTCCAAATCCAGAAACCAAAAACTTGTTACTCTTTCGTTTAGGCTGGGGAGAAGTTTCCGATTCCATTTGGAAACCGGGTAGTGAAGAAGGCGGAGTCCAATGTGCAAGTTGCCATCTCCGAAAAGGAAATGTTTATGGGCCTTTTCCAAAAGATGGAAATAAGGATAGAATATTCCAAAATGTGAATATTCCTCACCAAGGTTTTATTCCACAAAAGGAATTCGAAAAATCGGAATTTTGTAAAACCTGTCATCAATCTCCGGAGACGGCAAAACAAATAAATGGAAAATTTCTGATGGATACGTATGGCCAATGGAGAAGGTCGGAATTTGCAAGATCAAATGTCCAATGCCAAAATTGCCATATGCCTCATAGAAAACACGAATGGAAAGGTATCTCCGATCCGGAAATGGTAAAACGTGGAGTCCAAACTTTCTTACAGGTTGTACCAAAGGAAGAAGGCGCAGAAATTATCTCAGAATTGAAAAACACCGGGGTAGGACATTTATTTCCGAGTTATTCCGTTCCAAAAGTGTATTTAGAAATTCTGGCTGAGTTCGTAACGGGAGAAAGAAGAAAGATTTCCGAGAAAACTCTTGGCTGGATGTTAGATTTGGAATTACAAAAAGAAATTTTCGATACAAGACTTTCTCCTGGAGAATCCGCTTTTCTAAGCGCAAACTTATCCAAGGAAGAATTTTCCAAACTTAAACGGGTGGAGTTCATCGTCACAGTAGATCCCAAGGAGTATTATAAAAGAATGTTCCAGGACAATTGGAATTACAGAGACACATTCCGAGAAGATACAAAACTTTGGGTCTTGCCAAACCTAAAAAAAGCCCTCGCGGAAGCAAACTCGGCGAAGTATGAATTGGTTCGCCTTGAATGGAAGAAATAGGCACAGAGTTTCAAGAGGCACAAGGATGTTCTCACACAGATACACAAGGCCACGGAGAAAAGAGTTTTGTTGGAACTCCTACAGGCATACTTTCCATATAATAACCCTCAGTGTTTCTGTGCCTTTGTGTGAAAAAAACAATTTCCGAATAAACGGCCCTTCCTAAAAATCATCCCGAGTATGGGCTCTTTATTAGAAGAACCGGAATTTCCAAAATTGATAAGCGCATATAGAGAAGCTTTAAGAAGAAGATATTCCAAAAACAATCTTTCCAAGTATCCAAAGTTCTCTACAATACCGGAAGAGAAAGTGGATCTTCTCGTACGTTACTTTTTAGAGCTACTATACCCTGAATACGAGGGGAGGAAAAAATTAGACGGGGCATTCGAATCTTTGGCGGGATTTGTACATTCTCCACAAAAAGTATTCGGGTTATTAGGTTCTTTAAGTATGGCGGTATTCAAACTGGGCCGTCATTTAAGGTCTGCGTTCCAAGCAGGATTTGCCGCCCTACATTCTTATATAACCGCTCATAGATTCGAAGAGATCATGTTCTCCAAGGCAAAAGAATTATTAAAAGAAGGGAAAGATCTCACAAATAGATCCGTATTTAATCAGGTGCTTGCTTCCGTTTCTAAAAAAGACGCGGATCAATTTAGGGAAGATATCTTAAAATTATTCGCCACACTTTCGGATAAGGAACTTCTTTCTAAAATAAAACAACTTATGGACGCAGTCGTTAAGACAATGAAATCCAAATCTAAAACATATACTCGGCAAGAGGTAGAAGGTATTATGCTCGGTGCAGGAATTCTTACGAAGGGAGAAGAATTATTTGCCGGGATGACTAGAGAAGAAATGGATTTGATCTTAGAAGCGATTGATCAAGTGGAGAAGGATGCATTTGAAGAAGCGATTGCTTCTGGTAAGTAAATAACCCTGCCGACGGTCGGAGTCGAACCGACACGGGGTTGCCCCCGCTGGATTTTGAATCCAGTGCGTCTACCAATTCCACCACATCGGCGGGTTTTATAATTCCGTATTGGATCAGGAATCGAGTTCGATGTATTTGCCCTTACCGCGGGCAACAATCTTACCGATCTCGTTCTCTATTTCGGCTCTGTTTTCGATCACTTTTTTGTTCTTTTTCACGAACCAGCCACGTAAATGCAGAGGTTGATTTACTTGGGCAGGCTGTAAGAAGCGGATCGTTAACTCGCCAGTTGTTGTTTTAAAATTCATCGCTTCATTGATTTTGGCCATGATTTCGTCCAAAATAGTGGCAATGATTCCGGGATGGATCACGTCCGGGGACCCTTGGAACTTTTCAGGAACCGTGTAGTCACCGTAAGCGGTTTTTGTGTCCTCATCAAAGGTGATCTTTAACTGAAGACCGTCCGGATTATCAGGACTAGACCCGAAGCTCAGGTTTTCCCGAACCGTTGATTTCATATATGTCAAGTTATTACTTAACATTCATGGTGTCAATCCGAAAAAGCTACTGATTGCTGTTTAAGAACGACGTAATACTCTGTCGAAAATAATAGATAAGAATCTTTTAGATGACTGCACTTCTTTTATTACTAGGACTTCTTTCTGCAGGAGCAGGAGCGTACACTTTATTCCGAAATCCGAATCGATCTTCCGGAAGTTCTGCACCTTCTCCAGGTGGTGGAAGTGCAGGTGGAGGCGGCGGTCCAGGGTCGGGAGGTTCCGGTGCAGGAACTCCAGCTCCAGCTGATCGAGGAAAACTAGTCAATGTAGGAGACCAAGATTCTTCTCCATCATCATCATCCTCTTCTTCTCCACAAAAAGGTGGAGGGCAGGCAGAAGCAGAGAAGCCCGATCAAGAATGGAGTCCTCCTTCCGAAAGTGGTGAAAAACCTAACTACACAGGATTGAAGAAGAAGGAAAAATTACAACTTCCTCATGCAACGGATGATATCATCCGGAATAACTCTCGTTATGCGCATCATAGAAGACCTCTATTACATTCAGAAGCGTTAGTAGATAAAGAAAATTTCTTAGGTGCGTTGGAGATCTTAAAGAGAACTAACGCTAGAATTCCCGACTCGGATATTAATGAGAAGATCGACAATAATATCCAAGCAATCGAAGATCATTTAAACGCTCCTCCTGAAGAAGAAACTTATACTCCTGATGACCCGAATTATACAGGACCTCCTATTCCTTTGGGAGATTTGGTTAAAGCGATCAAGGATATCAGCCAAGCCTTAGGCGGAAGTCTCTCCCAGGGATTTGCAAATCCGATCCAGATACAAGCTCCACCCGGAACAGAAGCTCCAAAACTTCCCGCGGAATTACCCCCGGGCCCGGTATCTTATCAAATTATTTCTTATGCGCCTTCTTCCGGGCCAATACCTCCGCCACCACCGGGAGCACCTATCTCTTATTCTGCCGGAGTTCCTTCACCTCCTGGCCCTGGTGGAGGTCCTCCTCCAAGCGGCGGACCAGGCCCTGTAAGTCCCGAAGATTTTGCTCCTTCGGAACCTTCTCCAAAACCTAAGGATCCAGAACATCTTGATCCAAATGAGATGGATCTTCCAGAAGATACGTTCTTCTCGGATGAATGGGATAAGTTTAAGGACCTTCCACTTGTGGATAGAAGGACGGGAGAAGATCGTCGTTCCCAAGGAGAAAGAAGAGGAGGAGAGGGTTCCCGAAAAGATAGAAGGGGAGAAGACGATAGAAGAAAAGAAGATCTCTTTCAAGAGAGAGATGATTATCTAAAGAAGAAGGCGGAAGAAAAACGCCAAGAAAGAGAAGAGCAAGCATTAGAAGAACCTTTACCTCAGGATTGGCCTAAACCAGAATATCCTCTTTCCGATCAGATCCCGGGTTATGCCGCACCTGTTCTTCCTCAGCTAGATTTAGTTCCGATCCGTTTACCTGATCCGGAAGATAAAGTCGTCCGAGGAGAACCTGAAGGAACTCCTCAGGCGCCCGCACCGGCTCCAAGTGGAGAAGCTGCTCCTGCTACAGGTCCGATCGAGTTACCTAAGATAGATCTTCCTGATCCGATAGATGAAACAAAACATGAAGAATATACACCTGAGATTCCTCCACTTGCAGGACCAGGTGCCCCGACTTCTGCACCTTCTCCTGTTCCAAATGCAGAAGAAGCTCCTGAAATAGAAGTACTGGATGGAGGCCTAGAACCTTTAGACCAAGATAGGCCAGAAGGCCAGAGTGGAGGAGGGGACGACGAGCCTAAGATGATCCACGGTATTCTGGAGTTAAAACCTCCGGAAGTGGATGATGCTCCCTTCTTGACCTTGACCTATGATTTCGGAAAGATACCACATTCGTTCAAACTTTCCAAGAATTACAGTATTATGGAATACTCATATTATAAGTATAAACCTATGCTGATTAAGGCCCAGGAATTTGCCCGCCGCAAAATGTTGAAGAATGCTTTGAACTATTATCGCGTGATCAAATCGCAAAATATTCCTCCTGAACTCAGAAAGATGATCAATCGGAACATCAAGGATATCACAGAGTTCATGGAGAAATACCTGATGGCGAAAGGCTGAAAATTTGGCAGAGAAGTTTCTCCGGAAAAAAATTTTCAGATTTCCTAAAAAAGAAAAACTGCTTTCCATCCTGGCTGTCTAAATTTAGAATGATTCTAAATAGGAGAGAGCAAAATGCCTCAAGTTACTTCACTCGCACCGGACTTTAAAGCAGAAGCCGTAATCGGCCAGCAAATCAAGGAAATCAAACTTTCCGAATATAAAGGAAAGTGGGTTGTTCTATTCTTCTGGCCCCTCGACTTCACTTTCGTTTGTCCTACTGAAATCATCGAGTATGATGCAAAATTGGACGAATTCAAAAAAATCGGAGCGGAAGTTCTGGGAGTTTCCGTAGACAGCGCTTTTACTCACCTTGCATGGAAAAACACTCCTCGTAAACAAGGCGGATTGGGAGATATCAAGTATCCTCTAGTTGCTGACATAACCAAGTCAATCGCAAGAGATTACGGAGTTCTTACCGAAGGTGGAGTTGCTTTAAGAGGAACTTTCATCATCGATCCAGCCGGAGTAATCCGTCAGTCTACCATCAATGACCTTCCTGTAGGAAGAAACATAGACGAAGCAATCCGTCTGGTCAAAGCTTTCCAATACGTGGAAAAACACGGCGAAGTTTGCCCTGCAAACTGGGACGAAGGAAAGAAAACCATGAAAGCGGATCCGGAAAAGTCCAAAGAATACTTCTCCGCAGTAAACTAATCCAAATACTTACGGAAATCCGGCCTTCGGCCGGATTCTCCTTTCTGAATTTCTCCTGGTCACACACCTGTCCTCTTAAAACCTGGTTATAGGGCCCTCAACCTTAACGAAACTCGCCTTTCAGGCTTTCAAAAGGGTTGCATCTTTCTTTTCAAAGTCTAAGATATGGGAGAAGAATATTATGGCACAAGCACTTGAGATCATTTCCGACGAAGATAGATATTATCGTGCGGATAATTTTCCCAAAGGACTTACCCGCAAAGTGGTGGAGTCCATCTCCCATATTAAAAATGAGCCGACCTGGCTAACCGAATTCCGTCTAGAAGCATTTAAGGTTTTTGAAAGTAAACCTATGCCTAGTTGGGGATTTTTTCCCAACTTCAAAGTGGATATAGACGAGTATGTGCATTATATAGGTGCTAACCATAAGAAGAAAAAATCCTGGGACGAAGTAGATCCTGAAGTATTAAAAAGTTTTGAAAGACTTGGAATCCCTGAACACGAAAGAAAATACCTGGCTGGAATAGAAGCCATGGAAGATTCCGAGACTATTTACGCTAACGTTAAAAAGGAACTTACCGACTTAGGAATTCTATTCTGTGATATTGATACTGCGATCCGTGAATATCCTGATATCGTTCGTAAATATATCGGGACTGTAGTTTCCATCGGGGATAATAAATTTTCCGCATTGAACTCCGCGGTTTTTTCAGGCGGATCTTTTGCTTACGTTCCGAAAGGTGTCAAAACTCCTATGCCTTTGCAGGCTTATTTCAAAGTGACTGCAGCTTCTTCAGGTCAATATGAAAGAACTCTTTTGATTGCAGAAGACGGGGCAGAATTGGAATATTCGGAAGGATGTTCTTCTGTCCAAGACAAGGGCACAAATTTTCATACTGCAGTTGTGGAGCTGATTGCTCATAAGAATTCTAAAATATTCTATACTACCATCCAGAACTGGAAAAAGAATATGTATAACTGGACCGTTAAGCGTGGTCTTTGCCATGAAGCTGCTCATATCACTTGGACGGATGTGAATATTGGCGCAAACACGATCAAATATCCGGGTATCGTATTACAAGGTGATAATTCTACAGGTGATATTCTATCCTTAGCCTTTGCCGGCTCCGGTCAGATCCAAGATACAGGCGCAAGGATTATCCACGTAGGTAAAAACACCCGCAGTAATATTTTAGCAAAAGGTGTTTCCCTGGACGGCGGGATCAACTCTTACAGAGGTCTCGTAAAATTCACAACAGGTTCTTCTAACGCATATAGCCATGTAAAATGTGATGGTCTTATGATGGACGATCGTTCCCAGTCCCACGCTTATCCTTATAATGATGTAAGCGGGCAGAATGGAACCTTAAACTATGAGGCGACTGTTTCTCGTATAGACGAAGAGCAACTCTTCTATCTTCAGTCCAGAGGACTTTCGGAAGATGATGCAAAACTTCTAATCATCAATGGTTTTTGCGAAGGTGTGACTAAACACTTAAATGTGGAATATTCGGTGGAGATGACTAGGCTTATCAGAATGATCCTGGAAGACGGGAAAGTTATTTCTGAACATTCGGATTCTGCTGTTTCCTGACCGGAAAAAAGCTGGTATTCCTTTTAAAATCCGGTCATACAAATCGTATGCAGAAAGTATTGGGCATTTTCCTGGTAGTTGGTTTAATTTTGGCAGGGTTTCAGATCTTTTCTCCGGATGGGTCTGTTTCTTCTAACGAGGCTGAAAAATCGGACACACAAAAAGAAGAATCAACACCTCAGACTTCTTTTCAATTCTCTTCTCTTTTTTCCGAGATAACTGCGTTTATAGACCAATTGAAAAAAGAATCAGGAAGCACCAATGTTGTTGCTCCTGAAGTTCTTACAGACCAGGAACTGAATGAACTTTTTCAACAAGGTTTAGATTCTTATAATGCAGCCGAGTATGAAAATTCTATCTCTCAATATGATCGTTATCTCGCAGCGAATCCTAATAATTCTTCCGCATTGTATAATCGCGGCTTAAGCAAATATTATCTGAATAGATATACCGAGGCCGAAACCGATTTTGATTCCGCATATTCTATGGATCGTAAAAATCTGGATGCATTATTTTACAGAGGTTTAAGCCGTTTCGGTTTGGAAAGAAAGGAAGAAGGTTTGGAGGATATGAATCGGGCCATCGATTCGGGTCTCATCAAATCATATGCATTTGCGGAAAGATCCATCCAACTTGGTATATTAGAAAAAGCGAAAGAATCTTTGGCGGACGCTAAAAAAGCGGTACAATTGGATCCGGAATATCCGAGAGCGATCTTTTCTTTGGGGTTCGCTTATTATGCTTCCGGAAAATATAAGGATAGCGTAGATTCTTATTCCAAAGTTTTAAAGCTCCTACCGGACGATTCGATTTCTTATTTTAACCGCGGTTTGGGTTATGCTGCCTTAAAAAGAAAGGCAGAGTCTTGCAGGGATTATAAAAAATCCTGGGATCTGGGATACGAAAACGCAGAAAAAGAATATAAGGATTCTTGTAAGTGAACGAAACCCTTTCCAATTCTGAACTCCAGGAAAATAGAGCTGGAAAAATCCCGGTCAAGGGCCAGACCTTGGAAGAGCTCACCCGGATTATTTCAGAACTGGGAGAAAAACCTTTTAGAGCGAAACAAATCTATAATGGATTGTACACAAATCGTTACGAGTCCTGGGAAGAATTTTCTACAATCGGAAAAGACTTAAAGGATAAATTAAAGGAGAAGTTTTACTTCTCATCTATCAGTGTTGCCAAACATTTAAAATCAATAGACGGAACCCAAAAATTCACATTCGAATCCGTTCCTGGAAGCGGAAAAGAATTCGAATCGGTTTGGATCCCTTCCGGAGATGGTGGAAGAAAAACGATCTGCATTTCTTCTCAAGTAGGTTGCACTCTAAATTGTAAATTCTGCGCTACTGCTAAACTACCTTACCAAGGAAATTTAAAAGCAGGAGAGATCATCGATCAGATCCTTCAGGTAGAAAAGATCGTAGGCGATCGAGCTACCAATATTGTATTCATGGGAATGGGTGAGCCTATGCATAATTACTTTAATGTAATGCGTGCAGCGGAACTTCTGCATGATGGGGAAGCTTTAGGGATGGGCGCGAAAAGAATCACGATCTCCACCTCAGGAGTAGTGAACGGTATTCGTAGATTTATAGAAAATAAAGAACCTTATAATCTTGCAATCTCACTCAACCATCCTGATCCGAACGGAAGAAAAGAAATCATGGATATAGAGGAGAAATTTGCACTCCCGGAACTTCTAGATGCTGCCTTAGAATATACCAAAGTTCTAAAGCGTAGGATTACATTCGAATATGTGATGATCCCCGGTGTGAACATGAGCGGGGAAGACGCTAAAAAATTAGTGAAGATCGCAAGAAGACTGGATTGTAAAATAAACGTAATCCCTTTAAACACCGAGTTTTATGGCTGGAGAAGGCCCACCGATCAGGAAATAGACGAGTTTTTACGCCATCTGGAACCTGCAGGAGTTCCCATCTTGAATAGAAGGTCCCCTGGAAAAGACATCAACGGAGCATGCGGAATGCTCGCCGCAAAAAGTTGACCTTAGATCCGTATCGAATAACCTAGCTGGAATGAGGCTGTCTCTTTTTTCGACCTTATTCTTATTTTCTTTTATTATGATCGGGATTGCCGATTGTAAGGATCCTTACCAACAAAAATGCCAGGAGATTTGCGGTTTTTTCACCTCTTGTGTGGAAAAACAATACGCATCCAATGGGCCCATGGACGCCTCTCAAAAAAGTTTTATGCAGATTGAATGTGAGTCCGGATGTTTAAGAGAACAAGGATATGCAATGCCTTGTTACGAGTCCGAAAAAACATGTACTGGATTTTCACGTTGTCTCATGGAATCCGGGCTCATGGATTGATATTATCGTTTTTCTATTAAGTTTGGAGTATTATAAAAATATGAATTTCGTTCAGGATGGGAAAAACTCCTCTTTTGTGAAATATTCTATTTGGTTTCTTTTAGCAGTAGCCGTTCTGCCCTTATTTCTAACATTTCCCCTGGATGTGATCGATATTGATTCTTCCCAATATGCGGAAATCGGTAGGGAAATGACCGATAGCGGGAATTGGTTTTTTATTCGAGATAATGGTAGAAGATACCTAGATAAACCGATCCTTACTTTCTGGAAGATCAGTTCTTCTTTTACTCTTTTCGGTCAGAATAATTACGCGTTCCGTTTGCCTGCAATACTCATGACCCTACTTTCTCTCTGGGGAGTGTTTACAATCACCAAACTATATTCAGGAAATGTGAAACGTGCCTGGATTTCGGTGTTCTTATACGCGTTGTCTCCTGGATTGTATGCAATGGTGGTGGATCCTAAGATTGATGTATACGTGACTCCTTATATCATTTTAGTATTCGCTTTTTATTATTTAGGAACCAAAAAAAATCCTGCCTATTATTACGCGATGTATCTTGCTATGGGACTCGGCTTTATCACAAAAGGGCCGATCGCAGTCGTGATTCCAGGAATTGGAATCGGCGGGGACATTCTTTTTAGAAGGGATTGGAAGAGACTTCTTGGGATGAAATTGTTTCCTGGAGGGATATTAGCGTTAATTCCTCCGTTTCTATGGTCTATTCCTTTGTATTCGGAATTTAATACCTACGGACCTTATTTTTTCCTTTGGGTGCAATCTTTCGGTCGCTTTTATATCAAGATGTATGACCAAAAATTCAATCCTCTATTTTTCTACTCCAATTTCTCTTGGGCATTCGGAATATTCATATTACCGTTCTTGGCTTGGATCGGATCGAATTTAGTCGGATTCATCAGAGAGAAGGGTAAAAATCTATTTTCTAATATTCGAAAAAATGAATGGAGAGATAAGGATTTTGTCCCTGCTTTTTGGTTGTTCTTATTTTTGTTTTTGATCAGCTTTTCCAAATACCAATTGCCTCAGTACATTTACTGGTGCCTTCCTGCAGGAGCTATTATTGGCTCCGGCTTTTTGCTCAGACTGATAGAAAGTCCGGAAGGATCTCTTTCTTTTGCGGGTAAAATTTTAGTTTATCTAACTAGTTTGGGATTTGTGTTCGCAGGGATCTTATTTCCGATCTTGGTCTTAGATGTTCCGGTTTCCTATTATGTTTGGGTGGCAGTGTATCTGGGAATTGCGGCTATCGTTTTATTATATTTTAAGACGGAAGCCGTGCTCGGGACCTTAGTGGTATCCGTCTCCTTCTTCTTTACTTTGGTGAGTTTATATGCGTATCCGTTGCTTGTATCTTACCAACCTTCTAAGGAAATAGGAGAGATTATCCAAGAAGCAGAACCTGGAAAAGAAAAGTTTCTGATGTTCGGAGTTCCTGCCTCTAAAAGATCCTATGCGTTTTATTCCAAACGTTTGACCAGAACCTTATTTGATCCGGAAGTTCTGTTCGAAGCATTGCAGAAGGATGGAGAAAGAATGATACTCATCTCCGAAAAGTATATGCCTCATTTTGACGAATTTACTGCGGATCGAGTGGATCTGGATATTTTTGCAGAATATGAGAGTTACAAGGTAGCTACTCCCGAGTTTGGTTTTTTCTTAAAATCCAAACGAGATTCTTTGACCACCAAGGTGTATTTAGGAAAGATCCGATTTAAACCTGGGAAAGAAATTTCCAGAAAATGATCCTTCGAATTTTTTTTTTAAAAATATTAAAAAAGTTTAAGGGAAATTTTGTAAACCCTCCGAATTCTTAAGTAGGCTTTGTTATGAGCCTGGTTTGGTTTTGGTCCCAGGGTCCTCCTGGGGCTACTTTTCCCTATAAGTAATTCTCGACTTTTGATCATTCTTCTTTTAGAAATGACGAATGTTCGTTTCTCGCACATTTTTTTATCTTTGTTCAATCTTATTCTTCTATCAATGTGTCACATCCCCCATTAAGGACACTTCTCTAAAGGAAGAAAATCATATTCTATCCTGGGATAAGAGAGAGGCGGAAACAGTTAAAATTCTCACAGATCTGATTCGGATCAAATCGATTAGAGGAAACGAAAAACAAGTCGCAGAATATATCAGATCTATTTTCGAAAAAGAAGGTATTAAGACCAAGTTTGTCTCCGAGCCTGGATTTCCGGATCGAGTGAATTTAATCGCTGAGTTGGAGCCGAGTTCTCCCAGTTCCGAAAAAGGTTTAATTTTAGGAAATCATTTGGATGTGGTAGAAGCGGATCCGAAGGAATGGACGGAAGACCCTTTTGCAGGAACAATCAAAGAAGGTAGAATTCACGGAAGAGGTGCCTTGGATTGTAAAGGTCTTATAGCAATGCAGATTGTTTCCTTTTTGGAACTGAAAAGATCTGCGGTTCCACTTAAAAGAAAAATAATGTTCTTAAGTATGGCAGACGAAGAATCCGGAAGTGAAAGAGGTGCCAGATTTTTATTAAAAGCTCATCCTGAATTGTTCAAAGGTTACGGATATATGTTGAACGAAGGAAGTTTCGGGACCAAGGATGTCGCTATACCTGGAAGTATCATCTTCAATATCCAATATGCGGAAAAAGGAAATCTTTGGTTGAATGTTAGAGCAAAAGGGGACCAAGGACATGGAAGCACCCCAAGTCTAAATTATCCCAGTCTCAGACTTTTGAAATTTTTGACCGAAGTTTTGGAATATGATACT is from Leptospira neocaledonica and encodes:
- the sufB gene encoding Fe-S cluster assembly protein SufB, with translation MAQALEIISDEDRYYRADNFPKGLTRKVVESISHIKNEPTWLTEFRLEAFKVFESKPMPSWGFFPNFKVDIDEYVHYIGANHKKKKSWDEVDPEVLKSFERLGIPEHERKYLAGIEAMEDSETIYANVKKELTDLGILFCDIDTAIREYPDIVRKYIGTVVSIGDNKFSALNSAVFSGGSFAYVPKGVKTPMPLQAYFKVTAASSGQYERTLLIAEDGAELEYSEGCSSVQDKGTNFHTAVVELIAHKNSKIFYTTIQNWKKNMYNWTVKRGLCHEAAHITWTDVNIGANTIKYPGIVLQGDNSTGDILSLAFAGSGQIQDTGARIIHVGKNTRSNILAKGVSLDGGINSYRGLVKFTTGSSNAYSHVKCDGLMMDDRSQSHAYPYNDVSGQNGTLNYEATVSRIDEEQLFYLQSRGLSEDDAKLLIINGFCEGVTKHLNVEYSVEMTRLIRMILEDGKVISEHSDSAVS
- a CDS encoding Cys-rich protein, coding for MRLSLFSTLFLFSFIMIGIADCKDPYQQKCQEICGFFTSCVEKQYASNGPMDASQKSFMQIECESGCLREQGYAMPCYESEKTCTGFSRCLMESGLMD
- a CDS encoding tetratricopeptide repeat protein, producing MQKVLGIFLVVGLILAGFQIFSPDGSVSSNEAEKSDTQKEESTPQTSFQFSSLFSEITAFIDQLKKESGSTNVVAPEVLTDQELNELFQQGLDSYNAAEYENSISQYDRYLAANPNNSSALYNRGLSKYYLNRYTEAETDFDSAYSMDRKNLDALFYRGLSRFGLERKEEGLEDMNRAIDSGLIKSYAFAERSIQLGILEKAKESLADAKKAVQLDPEYPRAIFSLGFAYYASGKYKDSVDSYSKVLKLLPDDSISYFNRGLGYAALKRKAESCRDYKKSWDLGYENAEKEYKDSCK
- a CDS encoding multiheme c-type cytochrome → MNCHSPNPETKNLLLFRLGWGEVSDSIWKPGSEEGGVQCASCHLRKGNVYGPFPKDGNKDRIFQNVNIPHQGFIPQKEFEKSEFCKTCHQSPETAKQINGKFLMDTYGQWRRSEFARSNVQCQNCHMPHRKHEWKGISDPEMVKRGVQTFLQVVPKEEGAEIISELKNTGVGHLFPSYSVPKVYLEILAEFVTGERRKISEKTLGWMLDLELQKEIFDTRLSPGESAFLSANLSKEEFSKLKRVEFIVTVDPKEYYKRMFQDNWNYRDTFREDTKLWVLPNLKKALAEANSAKYELVRLEWKK
- a CDS encoding PaaI family thioesterase, with product MKSTVRENLSFGSSPDNPDGLQLKITFDEDTKTAYGDYTVPEKFQGSPDVIHPGIIATILDEIMAKINEAMNFKTTTGELTIRFLQPAQVNQPLHLRGWFVKKNKKVIENRAEIENEIGKIVARGKGKYIELDS
- the rlmN gene encoding 23S rRNA (adenine(2503)-C(2))-methyltransferase RlmN, producing MNETLSNSELQENRAGKIPVKGQTLEELTRIISELGEKPFRAKQIYNGLYTNRYESWEEFSTIGKDLKDKLKEKFYFSSISVAKHLKSIDGTQKFTFESVPGSGKEFESVWIPSGDGGRKTICISSQVGCTLNCKFCATAKLPYQGNLKAGEIIDQILQVEKIVGDRATNIVFMGMGEPMHNYFNVMRAAELLHDGEALGMGAKRITISTSGVVNGIRRFIENKEPYNLAISLNHPDPNGRKEIMDIEEKFALPELLDAALEYTKVLKRRITFEYVMIPGVNMSGEDAKKLVKIARRLDCKINVIPLNTEFYGWRRPTDQEIDEFLRHLEPAGVPILNRRSPGKDINGACGMLAAKS
- a CDS encoding ArnT family glycosyltransferase; its protein translation is MNFVQDGKNSSFVKYSIWFLLAVAVLPLFLTFPLDVIDIDSSQYAEIGREMTDSGNWFFIRDNGRRYLDKPILTFWKISSSFTLFGQNNYAFRLPAILMTLLSLWGVFTITKLYSGNVKRAWISVFLYALSPGLYAMVVDPKIDVYVTPYIILVFAFYYLGTKKNPAYYYAMYLAMGLGFITKGPIAVVIPGIGIGGDILFRRDWKRLLGMKLFPGGILALIPPFLWSIPLYSEFNTYGPYFFLWVQSFGRFYIKMYDQKFNPLFFYSNFSWAFGIFILPFLAWIGSNLVGFIREKGKNLFSNIRKNEWRDKDFVPAFWLFLFLFLISFSKYQLPQYIYWCLPAGAIIGSGFLLRLIESPEGSLSFAGKILVYLTSLGFVFAGILFPILVLDVPVSYYVWVAVYLGIAAIVLLYFKTEAVLGTLVVSVSFFFTLVSLYAYPLLVSYQPSKEIGEIIQEAEPGKEKFLMFGVPASKRSYAFYSKRLTRTLFDPEVLFEALQKDGERMILISEKYMPHFDEFTADRVDLDIFAEYESYKVATPEFGFFLKSKRDSLTTKVYLGKIRFKPGKEISRK
- a CDS encoding M20/M25/M40 family metallo-hydrolase, producing the protein MFVSRTFFYLCSILFFYQCVTSPIKDTSLKEENHILSWDKREAETVKILTDLIRIKSIRGNEKQVAEYIRSIFEKEGIKTKFVSEPGFPDRVNLIAELEPSSPSSEKGLILGNHLDVVEADPKEWTEDPFAGTIKEGRIHGRGALDCKGLIAMQIVSFLELKRSAVPLKRKIMFLSMADEESGSERGARFLLKAHPELFKGYGYMLNEGSFGTKDVAIPGSIIFNIQYAEKGNLWLNVRAKGDQGHGSTPSLNYPSLRLLKFLTEVLEYDTEIRISEETQGFFYQLGSISSFPKSFILKNSNIPILRGLLYGPIRSSRQLSAITRNTKAVSGLKTEEGKGHNVLSSLAEAKLDVRLLPGFDPLEYLKEIQKIAGKYEVEVEPASTVSSDKSKLDSILFQTIASVATRKIPGSVAAPFISPGKTDNAYFRQIGLECYGLIPVLLNEKELTMLHAKNESISLENLKLGTQILFEILYQMN
- a CDS encoding peroxiredoxin, with product MPQVTSLAPDFKAEAVIGQQIKEIKLSEYKGKWVVLFFWPLDFTFVCPTEIIEYDAKLDEFKKIGAEVLGVSVDSAFTHLAWKNTPRKQGGLGDIKYPLVADITKSIARDYGVLTEGGVALRGTFIIDPAGVIRQSTINDLPVGRNIDEAIRLVKAFQYVEKHGEVCPANWDEGKKTMKADPEKSKEYFSAVN